One segment of Bradyrhizobium sp. CB2312 DNA contains the following:
- a CDS encoding carbohydrate ABC transporter permease yields MLFFALPLLWLLSLSIRTPAEILVRNLHVIPHSPTLQNFAQVLNNHQFLGYLWNALKLSIAGAAGACVVAAPASYAFSRLQFRGKAQLLFLVLGFQMVSPLVMMVPLYRSMQALGLTESHFGATLVYIAMYSPIATWAMKGSIDAVPRELDEAAMIDGCSRLQAFLCIILPVSLPGLASTFILTAMLGWSQFIVPFILLSQPDMLPISVGIFYFFGAYAGSAMQLVAAASVLSLLPIIVIVFLLQNFVVGGLTAGAVKE; encoded by the coding sequence ATGTTGTTTTTTGCGCTTCCTTTGCTTTGGTTGCTGTCATTATCCATTCGGACGCCGGCGGAAATCCTTGTGAGGAATCTGCATGTCATTCCGCATTCGCCTACGCTGCAAAACTTCGCCCAGGTTCTGAACAATCATCAGTTCCTTGGCTACCTATGGAATGCTCTCAAACTCTCGATCGCCGGGGCTGCCGGCGCCTGCGTTGTCGCCGCTCCCGCGTCCTATGCGTTCTCCCGACTGCAATTCCGAGGCAAAGCTCAGTTGCTCTTTTTGGTCCTGGGATTTCAAATGGTTTCGCCGCTGGTGATGATGGTGCCGCTCTATCGCTCCATGCAGGCGTTGGGCCTGACCGAGTCTCATTTTGGTGCCACTCTCGTCTATATCGCGATGTACTCGCCGATCGCCACATGGGCGATGAAAGGGAGCATCGATGCCGTTCCCAGAGAGCTCGATGAGGCGGCGATGATTGACGGTTGCAGTCGTTTACAGGCATTCTTGTGTATCATACTTCCGGTCAGCCTGCCGGGGCTGGCGTCGACTTTCATTCTAACGGCGATGCTTGGATGGTCGCAGTTCATCGTCCCCTTCATTTTGCTCAGTCAGCCCGATATGTTGCCGATCTCGGTCGGTATCTTTTACTTCTTCGGCGCTTACGCCGGTTCGGCGATGCAACTCGTCGCCGCGGCGAGCGTGTTGTCGCTACTCCCGATCATCGTGATCGTCTTCCTCCTTCAAAACTTCGTCGTGGGCGGTTTGACGGCCGGCGCCGTGAAGGAATAG
- a CDS encoding Gfo/Idh/MocA family oxidoreductase: protein MRSSETSRIRLGMVGGGIGAFIGYVHRIASRIDDDYELVAGALSSDPDRAQESGRRIGLAEDRIYASFAEMAAKEAAREDGIQAVSIVTPNHLHFAPAKAFLEAGIHVICDKPLTSTLDEARALAKIEPKNGAKFLLTHNYTGYPLVRQARAMVANGDLGKIRVVQVEYPQDWLTRPLSSKQADWRTDPARSGPGGAIGDIGTHAYNLARFVTGLKTVAVSADLSTFVEGRRLDDNVHVLLRFEGNARGMLWASQVAVGCENGLQLRVYGEKAGLEWRQDNPNQMWFTEFGRPKQLLTRGGAISGDAPPIQVRLPSGHPEGYLEAFATLYSEFAQLIRSGDTACPDLPSLADGIEGMEFIAAAVRSSNNQSMWTSLSDV from the coding sequence ATGAGAAGCAGCGAGACGTCGCGCATCCGATTGGGAATGGTCGGTGGTGGGATCGGAGCCTTCATCGGCTACGTGCACCGAATTGCATCGCGAATTGACGACGATTATGAACTGGTTGCGGGAGCTCTGTCTTCCGATCCTGATCGAGCGCAAGAATCTGGTAGAAGGATCGGGCTGGCCGAAGATCGAATATATGCCAGCTTTGCCGAGATGGCGGCGAAAGAGGCAGCCCGCGAAGACGGCATTCAGGCCGTCTCAATCGTTACACCCAATCACCTGCACTTTGCGCCGGCCAAGGCATTTCTTGAGGCTGGAATTCACGTGATTTGCGATAAGCCGCTTACGTCAACGCTCGATGAGGCCCGTGCGCTCGCCAAAATCGAGCCAAAGAACGGCGCGAAGTTTCTATTGACGCACAATTACACGGGTTATCCTCTGGTACGACAAGCGCGTGCCATGGTGGCGAATGGTGACCTGGGCAAGATTCGAGTCGTTCAAGTCGAGTATCCGCAAGATTGGCTAACTCGCCCCCTTTCAAGCAAACAGGCGGATTGGCGCACGGATCCTGCTCGTTCAGGACCTGGCGGTGCGATCGGAGATATCGGTACGCACGCTTATAACCTTGCGAGATTTGTGACGGGTCTAAAAACGGTGGCCGTAAGTGCGGACCTGTCGACTTTCGTAGAGGGCAGACGGCTCGACGACAACGTGCACGTGCTGCTACGTTTTGAAGGCAATGCACGCGGGATGCTGTGGGCCAGCCAAGTTGCCGTGGGCTGCGAAAACGGTCTACAGCTGCGCGTTTACGGCGAAAAGGCCGGGCTTGAGTGGCGCCAGGACAATCCAAACCAGATGTGGTTCACGGAATTTGGCAGGCCCAAGCAACTTCTGACGCGAGGCGGCGCCATCTCCGGTGACGCTCCTCCGATTCAGGTACGACTGCCGAGCGGGCACCCCGAAGGTTATCTTGAGGCGTTCGCAACACTTTATAGTGAGTTTGCTCAGCTGATCCGCTCCGGAGACACTGCCTGTCCCGACCTGCCGTCGCTCGCTGACGGAATTGAAGGAATGGAATTCATCGCCGCCGCAGTCCGATCGAGTAACAATCAGAGCATGTGGACAAGCCTCAGCGATGTGTAA
- a CDS encoding sugar ABC transporter permease — protein sequence MGLQRRHSGEDRKTNSPGAARSALRFNQGDHPFWWLCPVAILLAVFYVYPVLEVLRTSFTDATLLDTSYRYTLGSYRSILADPALLQILEATFVFVAGSVIGQTALGLLIALALQAGLKRHLFGVRVVRVTVLATWVVPSVASAIAWQLLLSEADFGLFNAMLRFTSLPPVPWLSEPWMAVQSATVANIWYGTALSVILLYAGLQTISPTLYEAAAVDGATTSQTFWHITLPGLRPTLLINIIIVSVLSLNTFEIVMPLTGGGPGRSTEVLALAAYNMVFHDFNLAQGSVLAVLMLLINLAVATTVWLLFRGSR from the coding sequence ATGGGACTGCAGCGTCGGCACTCGGGCGAAGACCGAAAGACGAACTCCCCGGGCGCGGCGCGCAGCGCTTTACGGTTCAATCAGGGTGATCATCCCTTCTGGTGGCTTTGTCCTGTCGCCATCCTGCTGGCGGTCTTTTACGTCTATCCGGTTCTTGAGGTCCTGCGCACAAGCTTTACAGACGCAACGCTGTTGGACACGTCCTACCGCTACACTCTGGGTAGCTATCGATCCATCTTGGCAGATCCCGCTCTGTTGCAGATCCTGGAGGCGACCTTCGTTTTCGTCGCCGGCAGCGTGATTGGCCAAACCGCACTTGGATTGTTGATCGCGTTGGCTCTTCAGGCTGGACTCAAACGGCACCTGTTCGGGGTGAGAGTGGTTCGGGTCACCGTGCTGGCGACGTGGGTCGTTCCCAGCGTTGCTTCCGCTATCGCGTGGCAGTTGCTTTTGAGCGAAGCGGACTTCGGCCTCTTCAACGCCATGCTGAGGTTCACCTCGCTGCCGCCCGTGCCATGGTTATCGGAACCCTGGATGGCGGTCCAGTCTGCGACTGTAGCAAACATCTGGTATGGCACTGCGCTCAGCGTGATTTTGCTCTATGCCGGCTTACAGACCATCTCCCCGACCTTGTACGAAGCGGCGGCGGTCGACGGCGCGACCACCAGTCAAACTTTCTGGCACATTACGCTGCCGGGACTGAGACCGACGCTTCTGATCAACATCATCATTGTCAGCGTCCTCTCTCTAAACACCTTTGAAATCGTGATGCCGCTGACCGGCGGAGGGCCCGGGCGTTCAACCGAGGTCCTCGCATTGGCGGCGTACAATATGGTTTTTCATGATTTCAATCTGGCACAAGGCAGCGTGCTGGCGGTCCTGATGCTGCTCATCAACCTTGCGGTCGCGACAACCGTTTGGCTGTTATTCAGGGGATCGCGTTGA
- a CDS encoding iron-containing alcohol dehydrogenase produces MLRYVNEFQLLSGDNRNRPRRSRSRPRRSRRSDGEMARATIEEISRLFAAIGITPTLAGLGLPSDRIDWTAELALGIDRLIKNNPRPSYLPAMKRLVKAAYDGDFAGSAI; encoded by the coding sequence ATGCTGCGTTATGTGAATGAATTTCAATTGCTTAGCGGCGACAACCGAAATCGCCCACGTCGGAGTCGCTCTCGGCCTCGGCGCTCCCGCCGGAGCGACGGCGAGATGGCCCGCGCGACGATTGAAGAAATCAGCCGCCTGTTCGCGGCGATTGGGATCACTCCTACGTTGGCCGGTCTTGGACTTCCCTCCGACAGGATTGATTGGACCGCCGAACTCGCCCTCGGCATCGATCGGCTGATCAAGAACAATCCCCGCCCCTCATACCTTCCCGCGATGAAACGACTGGTGAAAGCCGCCTACGACGGCGATTTCGCCGGCAGCGCTATCTAA
- a CDS encoding extracellular solute-binding protein has protein sequence MKFNRTLLLLVILLIGRLQPTGSAWAEDLVAPDRIGRSDAPKSFTFRVLTAHSNNNAQPKYARGMAELYEKYARNHPDWRVRIQLMSLQIPQEHARLLEQARNGIAPDCTSMDSFAVPLFIQQGLLKPIEQYFTKEEVEELFAFVRPIVTDAEGHIYAWWWTTDLRLLFRNTAYVPNPPDTWQQTKEAALAAKRTTPGLDGLLFNGGRNETTMVDFLPNFWAQGGKLVDEKGTPVFGREPNRAYLLNAIAYYQDLIKSGAAPARVASISDYSDLTASAIAGSTAMMINGDWVIGQMQASMTPDAFAKWEISMLPGPTAEQRSTASGGWTFVSFSKDPEKVKACMDLVREVYMVPAVEVLQLLPTRQSAFDSMPMFRSEVYQRIRQYLNKSQARPGFPIYTAISNRLQIAISSALSGSRTAEAAVDEAMEHVAKVAPTP, from the coding sequence ATGAAGTTCAACCGAACGTTGCTACTGCTCGTCATTCTCTTGATCGGCCGTCTTCAGCCGACGGGCAGTGCATGGGCCGAAGACCTTGTAGCGCCAGATCGCATCGGCCGCTCCGATGCACCCAAGAGTTTCACTTTCCGTGTTCTAACGGCGCATTCGAACAACAACGCACAACCGAAGTATGCAAGGGGAATGGCGGAGCTTTACGAAAAGTATGCCCGCAACCATCCTGACTGGCGCGTTCGAATTCAGTTAATGTCTCTTCAAATCCCGCAGGAACATGCGCGGCTGCTGGAGCAGGCCAGGAATGGCATCGCACCCGATTGTACTTCAATGGATTCATTCGCGGTCCCTCTATTCATTCAACAGGGCCTTCTGAAACCGATCGAACAATATTTCACGAAGGAGGAGGTCGAGGAACTCTTTGCTTTCGTCAGGCCCATCGTGACCGATGCCGAGGGCCATATCTATGCTTGGTGGTGGACGACCGATCTGCGACTGCTATTCCGCAATACGGCGTACGTGCCCAACCCACCCGACACCTGGCAGCAAACGAAAGAAGCGGCACTGGCGGCCAAGCGGACGACCCCAGGCCTCGATGGCCTGCTGTTCAATGGTGGCCGCAACGAGACCACGATGGTCGATTTCCTGCCAAACTTCTGGGCGCAAGGCGGCAAGCTCGTCGACGAAAAGGGGACACCTGTATTTGGAAGGGAGCCGAACAGGGCCTATCTGCTGAACGCGATTGCTTATTATCAGGACCTGATTAAGTCAGGCGCCGCACCGGCCCGTGTCGCGAGCATCAGCGACTACAGCGACCTCACTGCATCGGCTATCGCAGGGAGCACCGCCATGATGATCAATGGCGACTGGGTGATCGGACAGATGCAGGCATCGATGACGCCTGATGCTTTCGCAAAATGGGAAATTTCGATGTTGCCCGGGCCGACGGCGGAGCAACGTTCGACGGCCAGCGGCGGCTGGACGTTTGTGTCCTTTTCGAAGGATCCGGAGAAGGTCAAGGCGTGCATGGACCTGGTTCGTGAAGTCTACATGGTGCCGGCGGTCGAAGTTCTTCAATTGTTGCCGACACGGCAAAGCGCGTTCGATTCCATGCCAATGTTTCGCTCCGAGGTCTATCAGCGAATTAGGCAATACCTGAACAAGAGCCAGGCGCGACCGGGCTTTCCGATCTACACCGCAATCTCAAACAGATTGCAAATCGCAATCAGCAGCGCGCTTTCGGGCTCCCGCACTGCGGAGGCCGCGGTGGATGAGGCGATGGAGCACGTCGCCAAAGTCGCTCCCACGCCATAA
- a CDS encoding LysR substrate-binding domain-containing protein, whose protein sequence is MQVVGSQYPNVRVDTVCGLTAEVEPLLSSGELDLALMQREARSGPCLRSWPEQLVWVGARGIAERRDHDPIPLALFPQGCLYRERAIYAMETAKLPWRIAYASASLTGILAAVSSGLAVTLLARTAVPANLCILNGRAGFPNVRATELALVAQEEQLRSPAVEQLANFIRRSIGRRAKGRLIVGDQ, encoded by the coding sequence TTGCAGGTCGTCGGCAGCCAATACCCCAACGTTCGTGTCGACACGGTCTGCGGATTGACCGCGGAGGTCGAGCCGTTGCTAAGTTCGGGTGAGCTCGATCTCGCATTGATGCAGCGCGAGGCGCGGTCCGGTCCATGCCTCAGAAGCTGGCCGGAGCAGCTTGTGTGGGTTGGAGCGCGGGGTATTGCAGAGCGTCGCGACCACGATCCGATTCCCCTTGCCCTCTTTCCGCAAGGGTGCCTCTATCGCGAGCGCGCGATCTACGCGATGGAGACAGCAAAACTGCCCTGGCGCATCGCCTATGCGAGCGCCAGTCTGACAGGCATCCTCGCTGCGGTTTCGTCCGGCTTGGCAGTGACACTGTTAGCCCGTACGGCAGTACCCGCGAATTTGTGCATCCTCAATGGGCGGGCAGGCTTTCCGAATGTGCGAGCAACCGAACTGGCGCTAGTTGCCCAAGAAGAGCAGTTGCGGTCTCCTGCTGTAGAACAGCTTGCGAATTTTATCCGCCGTTCAATTGGACGGCGAGCGAAAGGACGTCTTATTGTCGGCGATCAGTGA
- a CDS encoding response regulator encodes MTSDPLIACIDDSKAVCDAIAGFLKALGFRAAMFSSAEEFLQSNLLEQTSCLITDIKLPGMSGLQLLNQLASSGSRVPTIVITAFSGEHVRAQALRAGVICVLDKPVAKDDLLACIRSALERSEKF; translated from the coding sequence TTGACATCAGATCCTCTTATTGCCTGTATCGACGATAGCAAGGCTGTCTGTGACGCAATAGCCGGATTTCTCAAGGCGCTTGGCTTCAGGGCTGCAATGTTTTCTTCGGCTGAGGAGTTCTTGCAATCCAATCTGCTTGAGCAGACATCGTGTCTGATTACCGACATCAAACTGCCCGGGATGTCCGGACTTCAACTGCTAAACCAGCTGGCGAGCTCCGGCAGCCGAGTTCCGACGATCGTCATCACCGCGTTCTCCGGCGAACACGTTCGCGCACAGGCACTGAGAGCCGGAGTGATTTGCGTTCTGGACAAGCCCGTCGCCAAAGACGATCTGCTCGCCTGCATCAGGTCGGCTCTGGAGCGATCGGAGAAATTTTGA